Below is a genomic region from Bordetella pertussis 18323.
TTGCTGGGAGGCCTGAAAGCGCCGCTGGTCAACCTGGCGGCGCGCTATGTGAAGAAGTTGATTCCGCCGTGGCGCATCGACGGGGCGCACCGCCTGCCGGATGCCTTGCGCGACGGCGCGCGCGCCACGTTCACGCCGCCCGCACTGGGCATGGACGACCTGGCCGTGCTGCAGTACACCGGCGGCACCACCGGCGTACCCAAGGGCGCCATGCTGTCGCATGGCAACCTGGTAGCCAACGTGCTGCAGACCGAAGCCGTGGCGCAGCCGGTGCTGCACGACCTGCATGGCCGGCAATTGACGATCATCAGCGCGCTGCCGCTGTACCACGTGTTCGCCATGACGGTCTGCGGCCTCTACGGCATGCATGCCGGCATGCGCAATCTGCTGGTCATCAATCCGCGCGACCAGGCGGCGCTGATCGTTGCCTGGCGCCAGGCGCCGATCAATATCTTCCCCGGCGTCAATACCTTGTTCAACGCCCTGGTCAACAACCCGGATTTCGCCAAGCTGGATTTCACCGACCTGCGCCTGACCCTGGGCGGCGGCATGGCGGTGCAGCGCCAGGTCGCCGAGCGGTGGCTGGAGCTGACCGGCCATCCGCTGATAGAAGGGTACGGCCTGTCGGAGACCTCGCCGGTGGCCACCGTGAACCCCACCGACGCCAAGACCTATTCGGGCTCCATCGGCCTGCCGCTGCCATCGACCGACGTGGCCATTCTCGATGATGACGGTGCGCCGGTGCCGCTGGGCGAGCGTGGCGAGGTTGCGATCCGCGGCCCGCAAGTCATGCTGGGGTATTGGCAGAAGCCCGAGGAAACGCGCAACGTCATGACGGCCGACGGATTCTTCCTGACCGGCGACATCGGCATCATGGACGAGGCCGGCTACACACGCATCGTCGACCGCAAGAAAGACATGATCGCGGTGTCGGGCTTCAAGGTGTATCCCAATGAAGTCGAGGCCGTCATCGCGGCGCATCCGGGTGTCCTGGAGTGCGCGGTCATCGGCGTGCCCGACGAGCATTCGGGCGAGGCGGTCAAGGTATTCGTCGTGAAGAAGGATCCGGCCCTGACGGCCGAAGCGGTGCTGCAATGGTGCGAGGAGCGGCTGACCGGCTACAAGCGTCCGCGCCACGTGGAATTCCGCGACGAACTGCCCAAGAGCAACGTGGGCAAGATCCTGCGGCGCGAACTGCGGCCCGAGGCGGGAAGCTAGCTGTGAACTGTCAATAGGTTGTATTCGTCCAGGTTGAGTCTGGAGATGGGTACAGCGCGCCCGATGCCTTGGTGGGGTCGATGCCAGTTGTAGTGGTGTAGCCAGGATTTCATGGCATCGGCTCGGTGTTGGGAGTTCTGGTAGGTGTGAGCGTAAGCCCACTCACGCAAGGCCGACTGGATGAAGCGTTCGGCCTTGCCATTGGTCTGTGGGCGGTAAGGTCGGGTAAAGCGGTGCTTGATGCCCAGCTCATGGCACAGCGCGGCGAAGGCGCGGCTGCGAAAGGCCGAGCCATTGTCGGTGAGCAAGCGCTGGATGGTCACGCCCAGGCGCTGGTAGTAGGCCACTGCGTCCTTGAGGAACTGGACGGCGCTGGGGAAGCGCTCGTCGGGGTGGATGTCGGTGAAGGCCACGCGGGCGTGGTCATCGATGGCCACGAAGACGAAGTCCCAGCCGGCCCCCTCAACGGTATCGCGTCGGTTGCCCGTGACCCGGTGGCCAGGGCGCTGGATACGTCCCAGCTTCTTGATGTCGATGTGCAGCAGATCGCCGGGGGCCTGATGCTCGTAGCGCACCACCGGCTCGGCCGGCTCCAGGTCGGCCAGGTGCGACAGACCGGCGCGGGCCAGGACGCGGCTGACGGTGCTGGCTGACACGCCCAGCGCCTGGGCGATGCGCGCTTGGGTCAGCCGCTTGCGGCGCAGCTCCACGATAGCCAGCGCCTTGGCCGGCGCAATCGCTCGGGGCGAGACCGTCGGGCGCGAGGACGCATCGGCCAAGCCCGCCTGGCCCTGAGCCAGGAAGCGGCCCAGCCATTTGCGCACAGTCGGCGCGGTGACCCCATAGGCGCGGGCCGCTTCAGACACACAAACTTGATGGGCGATCAATTGCTGGACCATTTCGAGTCGACGTAGGAAGGTCAATCGGGCATGCTTATGGGTGTTCATCCGGCCGGGCTCCTTGAGTGAACTGGGGGGTTGGCGATTTCCAGTTTCTCAAATCCGGTTCGGATGAACCATGCATACAACCTATTGAATCTTCACAGCTAGCTGTCGATTCTCAATAGGTTATTCACATCTGGGATACGCGTGATGGGTGGCTGATGTCCGAGAGCGGAGTGTGGCCGATACCAGTTGTAGCGGTCAATGAAGGGCTGCAAGGCAGCCTGTCGTTCGGCTGAGCTCGTGTAGGGCCTGGCGTATGCCCACTCCCGTAAGCAGGTCTGCACGAGGCGCTCGGCCTTGCCGTTGGTCTTGGGGGTGTAGGGGCGGGTGCGGATGTGACGGATTCCCAGCTCCACGCACACCGCCCGAAAGGTCCTGGAGACGTAGCCGCTGCCGTTGTCGGTCATCACGCGGTCGATGCGCACGCCCAGACTGGCGTAGTAGGCGGTGGCTTGGCGCAGGAACTCAGCGCACTGATCGCCGCCTTCATCGTCGAGGATGCGAGCAAAGGACACGCGCGAGAAGTCATCGATGGCCAGGTGCACAGCGTCCCAGCCAATGCCGCGGTTGCGGTTCTGGGCCCGATCGCCGGTGATGCGATGGCCCACGCCCCGGATGCGGCCCAGCCGCTTGGTGTCGATGTGCAGCAGCTCGCCTGGGCTGGCGCGTTCATAGCGGCGCACCGGCGCCGGCGGCTCCAACGAGGCGAGTCGACTCAGGCCGATGCGTTCCATATACCGCGCCACGGTGGCCAGGCTGCGGCCGGCTTCACGCGCGATGCGCCACAGCGGCAGACGCTGGCGGCGCTGCTGGGCGAAGTGCTCAACCTGCTCGGGCGCACAGGCCTTCGGGCTGCGGTGCGGGCGAGAACTGCGGTCAAGCAGGCCGTCCAGACCTTCGCTTCGGAAGCGGGCAAGCCACTTGTAACCGGTGCGCAGGCTCACCCCTGCCGCCTGGCTGGCCTGCCTCATCGTCCAGTTCTGTTGCATCACCCTGTTAACAAGAAGGGCTCGACCTAGGCGGGTCAATCGCGCATGCTTATGGTTGTTCATCCAGTGTCCTGCCCTGAGTTGCGATGGCGTGGTAACCACAGCATCCCAGGTCCGGCCTGGATGAACAACCTATTGAGACATCACAGCTAGCGCGGGCCGCGCGGGCGCTCAGGCCTGGCTGGAATCGGGCGCGGGCGCGTCCAGGTGCGGGCTGACCATGTCGAACAGCGCGCCGTGGATGTGCCGGTTGCCGGCCACCACGCGGCCGCCGCTGGGCCACGACTGCTGTCGCATCATGTCGGTGCACACGCCGCCGGCCTCGCGCACGAGCAAGGTGCCGGCCGCGACATCCCACGGCGCCAGGCCCATTTCCCAATAGCCGTCGTAGCGGCCGCAGGCCGTCCAGGCCAGGTCCAGCGCCGCCGCGCCCATGCGGCGCACGCCGCGGGTGCGGCGGATGGCATCGTGCAGCATCGGCATGTACTGGTGGGCGAAGGAAAAATCGCGGAACGGAAAGCCCGTGGCCAGCACGGCATCGTCGAGCGTCGACGTGCGCGAGCACGAGATGCGATGGCCGTTGAGCCACGAGCCGATGCCATGGACGGCGGTGAAAAGCTCTTCGCTGCTGGGGTCGTAGACCACGCCGATGACCGGCGTGTCTTCCTGCAGGTCGGCGCCCGCCACCACGCGCGTGCCCGCGTGGGCGACCAGCGCGATCGACACCGCGTAGTGCGGGATGCCGTGCAGATAGTTGGTGGTGCCGTCCAGCGGGTCGATGTACCAGGTGGTTGCCGGCCCTTGCGCCGCGCCGCCGGTTTCTTCGGCCACGATGCCGAACTGCGGCGTGCGCTCGCG
It encodes:
- a CDS encoding long-chain-fatty-acid--CoA ligase: MLRPWLAHYPAGVPHEISPQDYTSLTDLLDQACRRHAGQVACRSMGSDMTYAQLDAHARHFAAWLQGRGLARGARVALMMPNVPAYLVCLLGTLRAGMVVVNVNPLYKADELQRQLLDSGAETIVILENFAHTLQAVPDRGALSHVVVVGPGDLLGGLKAPLVNLAARYVKKLIPPWRIDGAHRLPDALRDGARATFTPPALGMDDLAVLQYTGGTTGVPKGAMLSHGNLVANVLQTEAVAQPVLHDLHGRQLTIISALPLYHVFAMTVCGLYGMHAGMRNLLVINPRDQAALIVAWRQAPINIFPGVNTLFNALVNNPDFAKLDFTDLRLTLGGGMAVQRQVAERWLELTGHPLIEGYGLSETSPVATVNPTDAKTYSGSIGLPLPSTDVAILDDDGAPVPLGERGEVAIRGPQVMLGYWQKPEETRNVMTADGFFLTGDIGIMDEAGYTRIVDRKKDMIAVSGFKVYPNEVEAVIAAHPGVLECAVIGVPDEHSGEAVKVFVVKKDPALTAEAVLQWCEERLTGYKRPRHVEFRDELPKSNVGKILRRELRPEAGS
- a CDS encoding IS481-like element IS481 family transposase, whose product is MNTHKHARLTFLRRLEMVQQLIAHQVCVSEAARAYGVTAPTVRKWLGRFLAQGQAGLADASSRPTVSPRAIAPAKALAIVELRRKRLTQARIAQALGVSASTVSRVLARAGLSHLADLEPAEPVVRYEHQAPGDLLHIDIKKLGRIQRPGHRVTGNRRDTVEGAGWDFVFVAIDDHARVAFTDIHPDERFPSAVQFLKDAVAYYQRLGVTIQRLLTDNGSAFRSRAFAALCHELGIKHRFTRPYRPQTNGKAERFIQSALREWAYAHTYQNSQHRADAMKSWLHHYNWHRPHQGIGRAVPISRLNLDEYNLLTVHS
- a CDS encoding IS481 family transposase, with the protein product MNNHKHARLTRLGRALLVNRVMQQNWTMRQASQAAGVSLRTGYKWLARFRSEGLDGLLDRSSRPHRSPKACAPEQVEHFAQQRRQRLPLWRIAREAGRSLATVARYMERIGLSRLASLEPPAPVRRYERASPGELLHIDTKRLGRIRGVGHRITGDRAQNRNRGIGWDAVHLAIDDFSRVSFARILDDEGGDQCAEFLRQATAYYASLGVRIDRVMTDNGSGYVSRTFRAVCVELGIRHIRTRPYTPKTNGKAERLVQTCLREWAYARPYTSSAERQAALQPFIDRYNWYRPHSALGHQPPITRIPDVNNLLRIDS
- a CDS encoding inositol monophosphatase family protein yields the protein MQTSAQRSPASATLDLGAAVDAAVTAAHAGAAILQSYAHHRSDLVIDRKARNDLVSQADRESEAAVISVLRERTPQFGIVAEETGGAAQGPATTWYIDPLDGTTNYLHGIPHYAVSIALVAHAGTRVVAGADLQEDTPVIGVVYDPSSEELFTAVHGIGSWLNGHRISCSRTSTLDDAVLATGFPFRDFSFAHQYMPMLHDAIRRTRGVRRMGAAALDLAWTACGRYDGYWEMGLAPWDVAAGTLLVREAGGVCTDMMRQQSWPSGGRVVAGNRHIHGALFDMVSPHLDAPAPDSSQA